One Persicobacter psychrovividus DNA window includes the following coding sequences:
- a CDS encoding BamA/TamA family outer membrane protein, protein MSKTTIHLFLPVILIMMTMSCFAQSNTATGAVDTYRLDNIILLGNRKTKPEIILRELDYQQGQKVSVSVLRTQLKLMEDKLMNTSLFISVKIDLVTDSSRQSMDMIVRMKERWYTWPLPIFSLADRNINDWVENHNADFSRLNYGIQFRQSNIRGRNEELGVLAQFGYTRRFGIYYKIPYLNKKQNFGSKLKFNYRMNQNLAVKTIDHKRVFLDAQQPAWESYDADWMFFLRKGFYVRHEFGLRFNHEWVADTVIQENPNYYKNGARSQQYFSLYYHLLIDHRDFQNYATEGDLLEFSLKKMGIGTQNDVDVWQFLTRYSKYWKLPHQFYFSTLASVSLSSPRAIPAYTLMNGLGFRPFDIRGYELNVIEGQHYFLNKWDFKKQVFSGNYSFYPITKKNQFNGLPFAVYLKVFGDYGYVQNYPNYPQNIALTDKMIYSFGSGMDIAGSYDFVFRLEVSYNSMRQTHFGFSFLSAI, encoded by the coding sequence ATGTCCAAAACAACCATCCACCTGTTTCTTCCTGTAATTCTGATCATGATGACGATGAGCTGTTTTGCGCAATCAAATACAGCAACAGGGGCGGTGGATACTTATCGCCTGGATAATATCATTCTGCTGGGCAACCGAAAAACCAAGCCAGAGATCATCCTTCGGGAGCTCGACTATCAGCAGGGGCAAAAGGTGTCGGTATCAGTTTTGCGTACTCAACTCAAACTGATGGAAGACAAACTGATGAATACCTCTCTGTTTATATCAGTAAAAATCGACCTGGTAACCGATAGCAGCAGGCAAAGCATGGACATGATCGTTCGGATGAAAGAGCGGTGGTACACCTGGCCTTTGCCTATTTTTTCCCTTGCTGATCGGAACATCAACGATTGGGTGGAAAATCACAATGCCGATTTCAGCCGACTGAATTACGGGATTCAGTTTCGGCAGAGCAACATCAGAGGGCGTAATGAGGAACTCGGTGTTTTAGCGCAGTTTGGTTATACCCGTCGGTTTGGGATTTATTACAAGATCCCTTACCTCAACAAAAAACAGAATTTTGGCAGTAAGCTGAAGTTTAACTATCGGATGAATCAGAACCTGGCCGTGAAAACCATCGACCACAAGCGGGTGTTTCTCGATGCGCAACAACCTGCCTGGGAATCGTATGATGCCGACTGGATGTTCTTCCTCCGCAAAGGCTTTTATGTGCGGCATGAATTCGGGCTGAGGTTTAACCATGAGTGGGTGGCGGATACGGTGATTCAGGAAAATCCCAATTATTATAAAAACGGGGCGCGAAGTCAGCAATATTTTAGTCTGTATTATCATTTACTGATCGATCACCGTGATTTTCAGAACTATGCCACCGAGGGGGATTTGCTCGAATTCTCCCTGAAGAAAATGGGGATTGGCACACAGAATGATGTCGATGTTTGGCAGTTTTTGACCCGTTACAGTAAATACTGGAAATTACCTCATCAATTTTATTTTAGCACCCTTGCTTCGGTCAGTTTGTCGAGCCCAAGAGCAATTCCTGCCTACACCCTGATGAATGGTTTGGGCTTCAGACCTTTTGATATCAGAGGCTATGAACTTAATGTGATAGAGGGGCAACACTATTTTTTGAATAAATGGGATTTTAAAAAACAAGTATTTTCAGGCAACTATAGCTTTTATCCCATTACGAAAAAAAATCAATTTAATGGTTTACCCTTTGCCGTTTACCTCAAGGTGTTCGGTGATTACGGATATGTCCAAAATTACCCCAATTACCCGCAGAATATCGCCCTGACGGATAAAATGATCTATTCCTTTGGGTCTGGAATGGACATTGCGGGCTCCTATGATTTTGTGTTTAGATTAGAAGTTTCTTATAACTCCATGCGACAAACGCATTTTGGATTTTCATTTTTATCGGCAATTTAG
- the lgt gene encoding prolipoprotein diacylglyceryl transferase codes for MLSQLMGYILWYPTPEIFPNLDIPILNHVRWYGLLFALGFIIMQQVMVYVFKNEMKPIKDIESLTIHAVIGTVIGARLGHVLFYEPQNYLPHPWKILMIWEGGLASHGATIGILIAIYIYARKHKDQKFFWVIDRVALVVGIGALCIRTGNFLNSEIIGLPTGTTSGVVFAHDPKAMFVRESGIDEVDFSKAASSMIENVAKGEVPIDMKMTFHKGVREQEVRRYIEKNVKYNLTKYSYVKEHITVPTDQPIHYKLASDNGQWVAHVNVLGIPRHPAQEYEGISYIILFFGLFFYWMKRKGDIPHGQLLGIFLTVLFSIRFVVEFFKENQVPFENTIPLNMGQWLSVPFIIMGLVIWFLATKKDGLKLPNE; via the coding sequence ATGTTATCACAATTGATGGGCTACATTCTCTGGTATCCCACTCCTGAAATTTTCCCCAATTTGGATATCCCAATCCTGAACCACGTTCGCTGGTATGGATTGCTTTTCGCTTTGGGCTTTATCATCATGCAACAGGTGATGGTTTATGTTTTTAAAAATGAAATGAAACCGATCAAGGATATTGAATCCTTAACCATCCATGCCGTGATCGGTACGGTAATCGGGGCGCGTCTTGGTCATGTGCTTTTCTATGAGCCACAAAACTATCTGCCTCACCCATGGAAAATCCTGATGATCTGGGAAGGTGGGCTGGCATCGCATGGTGCAACGATCGGAATTTTAATTGCCATATATATTTACGCACGCAAGCATAAAGATCAGAAATTCTTCTGGGTCATTGACCGCGTAGCGTTGGTGGTCGGTATCGGTGCTTTGTGTATCCGTACGGGTAATTTTTTGAATTCAGAAATTATCGGTCTGCCAACAGGCACAACGAGTGGGGTCGTATTTGCCCATGATCCGAAAGCGATGTTTGTCCGTGAAAGCGGAATTGATGAGGTTGATTTTTCAAAAGCCGCCTCTTCAATGATCGAAAATGTGGCGAAAGGCGAAGTGCCAATCGACATGAAAATGACTTTCCATAAGGGTGTCAGAGAGCAGGAAGTACGTCGTTATATTGAAAAAAATGTTAAATATAACCTGACAAAATACTCCTACGTGAAGGAGCACATTACCGTACCTACCGATCAGCCAATACACTATAAATTGGCATCGGATAATGGGCAGTGGGTGGCTCATGTGAACGTTCTGGGGATTCCTCGTCACCCTGCACAGGAGTACGAAGGCATCAGTTACATTATCCTTTTCTTTGGCCTATTCTTCTATTGGATGAAACGCAAAGGCGATATTCCACACGGTCAGCTATTGGGAATCTTCCTGACGGTTTTATTCTCGATTCGTTTTGTGGTGGAGTTCTTCAAAGAGAATCAGGTTCCTTTTGAAAACACCATTCCATTGAATATGGGGCAGTGGCTGTCGGTACCTTTCATCATCATGGGGCTGGTAATCTGGTTTTTGGCAACCAAAAAAGATGGGCTCAAATTGCCGAATGAGTAA
- the nadE gene encoding NAD(+) synthase has protein sequence MREMFVAGSALNQTPMKWEENVSNIKRAIKEAQEAEVRLLCLPELCITGYGCEDWFLSDWVAEKAQSFLPEIVAETTDIAVCVGLPIWKEGKLYNVACLIDNQQIVGFYAKQHLANEGVHYEPRWFTAWENGTQSEFTFEGKSYPFGDYLFEAQGLKIGFEICEDAWVEDRPAKHYFERGWDLDVVLNPSASHFAFGKSLVREGLILPASKAYGFTYIYSNLLGNEAGRMVYDGDIIIAQEGELLQRSSRMSFKNVDLITAKVNFDGVSEKPTLNPDPKDKNTEFIKASSLAMFDYLRKTYSKCFVLSLSGGADSSTCAVLVGELVKRGLNELGLKRFLEKIHRADIFEELNKLSGEELRKALGKQVLVTAYQGTVNSSQDTLDSAQALAEEIGADFHHWLIDEEVASYTGKVETALGRKLTWEQDDIALQNIQARSRAPIIWMLTNTTGGLLLTTSNRSEGDVGYATMDGDTAGSIAPIAGVDKYFVLNWLQWAEEALNYKSLNHVNNLNPTAELRPLEQTQTDEDDLMPYFVIQAIERLAIKERKSPMRVFDELLKIELEPEALLKAHVIKFFRMWSRNQWKRERYAPSFHLDDFNVDSRTWCRFPILSGGFDQELRLLERA, from the coding sequence ATGAGAGAAATGTTTGTTGCAGGATCGGCTTTGAATCAGACGCCCATGAAATGGGAAGAGAACGTCTCGAACATCAAGCGAGCGATCAAAGAAGCGCAAGAAGCGGAGGTTCGCCTGTTGTGTTTGCCTGAATTATGTATTACTGGATACGGTTGTGAGGACTGGTTTTTGAGCGACTGGGTGGCGGAAAAAGCGCAGTCATTTTTGCCTGAGATCGTTGCAGAAACCACCGACATTGCCGTTTGTGTGGGCTTGCCGATTTGGAAAGAAGGCAAGCTGTACAATGTGGCCTGTCTGATCGACAATCAGCAGATTGTGGGCTTTTATGCCAAACAGCATTTGGCGAACGAGGGCGTGCATTATGAACCTCGCTGGTTTACGGCTTGGGAAAATGGCACACAAAGCGAATTTACTTTCGAAGGCAAAAGCTATCCATTCGGGGATTACTTGTTCGAAGCGCAAGGGCTGAAAATCGGCTTTGAGATTTGTGAAGATGCTTGGGTGGAGGATCGCCCTGCAAAACATTATTTCGAAAGAGGTTGGGACTTGGATGTGGTACTGAACCCCTCGGCGAGTCATTTTGCCTTTGGAAAAAGTTTGGTGCGTGAGGGATTGATCCTGCCTGCATCAAAAGCCTATGGTTTCACTTATATCTACTCAAACTTATTGGGTAATGAAGCGGGCCGCATGGTTTATGATGGCGACATCATCATTGCGCAGGAAGGCGAATTGCTTCAGCGCAGTTCCCGCATGTCTTTCAAAAATGTCGATCTGATTACCGCCAAGGTGAATTTTGATGGCGTTTCTGAAAAACCAACTTTGAATCCTGATCCGAAAGATAAAAATACGGAGTTCATCAAGGCATCCTCTTTGGCGATGTTTGATTACCTGCGCAAGACGTACAGCAAGTGTTTCGTTCTGTCCTTGAGTGGAGGCGCTGACTCAAGCACCTGCGCCGTTTTGGTCGGTGAATTGGTCAAAAGAGGATTGAACGAATTGGGCTTGAAACGCTTCTTGGAGAAAATCCATCGAGCTGATATTTTTGAGGAATTGAACAAACTCTCAGGCGAGGAGCTTCGCAAAGCCTTGGGAAAACAGGTATTGGTTACTGCTTATCAAGGGACGGTGAACAGCTCGCAGGACACTCTGGATTCGGCACAGGCATTGGCGGAAGAGATTGGGGCTGATTTCCACCATTGGCTGATCGATGAGGAAGTCGCAAGTTATACCGGAAAAGTCGAAACGGCTTTGGGTAGAAAATTGACCTGGGAGCAGGACGATATCGCTCTGCAGAACATTCAGGCACGTTCCCGTGCGCCGATCATCTGGATGCTGACCAACACCACTGGCGGATTGCTCTTGACCACCTCCAACCGTAGCGAGGGAGATGTCGGCTACGCCACTATGGACGGCGACACCGCAGGGTCGATCGCCCCGATTGCAGGTGTGGATAAATATTTTGTCTTGAATTGGCTGCAGTGGGCAGAAGAAGCCTTGAATTATAAATCACTCAACCATGTGAATAATCTGAATCCAACGGCTGAATTGCGTCCATTGGAGCAGACCCAAACCGATGAAGACGACCTGATGCCGTATTTCGTCATTCAGGCAATCGAACGTTTGGCAATCAAAGAACGGAAATCCCCCATGCGTGTTTTCGATGAATTGCTGAAAATTGAACTCGAGCCCGAAGCATTGCTGAAAGCCCACGTGATCAAATTTTTCCGCATGTGGTCACGCAACCAATGGAAGCGCGAGCGTTATGCACCGTCTTTCCATTTGGATGATTTCAATGTGGATTCCCGCACCTGGTGTCGTTTCCCGATTTTGTCGGGTGGTTTCGATCAGGAATTGCGCCTTTTGGAAAGGGCGTAA
- the dapA gene encoding 4-hydroxy-tetrahydrodipicolinate synthase encodes MKDFSGTGVALVTPFDAEGNVDYQALSQLLNHTAKGGVDYWVVQGTTGESVTLTEGEKKQVLDFVKQHNTKNLPIVLGVGGNNTRVVLEQLAGIDFEGIDAILSVSPCYNKPTQEGIYQHYKAIADASPVPVILYNVPGRTASKIHVKTTLRLAEHPNIIGTKDASGNLGNAIEIARRAPKDFLLISGDDLLTLPLISVGAKGVISVLGNALPEQMQSIVKPALANDMETAQKALHQIAEINPLMYDESNPVGVKQLLSEMGICSHDVRLPLMPASESLQEKIRGAYQRFLVVEH; translated from the coding sequence ATGAAGGATTTTAGTGGTACGGGAGTCGCTTTGGTAACTCCCTTTGATGCCGAAGGTAATGTGGATTACCAAGCTTTAAGTCAGTTGTTGAACCATACAGCCAAAGGGGGTGTGGACTACTGGGTGGTGCAGGGCACTACGGGGGAGTCTGTTACGCTCACTGAAGGCGAGAAGAAGCAAGTGCTTGATTTTGTCAAACAGCATAATACAAAGAATTTACCTATTGTATTAGGCGTTGGAGGCAACAACACTCGCGTGGTATTGGAACAATTAGCAGGGATTGACTTTGAAGGGATCGATGCGATCCTTAGCGTAAGTCCATGTTATAATAAACCGACGCAGGAAGGGATTTACCAGCATTACAAAGCGATTGCTGATGCCTCGCCAGTACCCGTGATTTTGTATAATGTACCTGGGCGTACGGCCTCTAAAATTCATGTAAAAACAACCCTCCGCCTGGCAGAACACCCAAATATTATCGGGACAAAAGACGCCTCGGGGAATTTGGGCAATGCCATAGAAATTGCCCGCCGGGCACCTAAAGACTTCTTACTGATTTCGGGTGATGATTTGCTGACTTTACCTTTGATTTCCGTTGGAGCAAAAGGTGTGATTTCTGTGTTGGGCAATGCGCTGCCCGAGCAGATGCAATCAATCGTTAAGCCTGCTTTGGCCAACGATATGGAGACGGCACAAAAAGCACTTCATCAAATTGCGGAGATCAATCCGTTGATGTACGACGAATCGAATCCCGTAGGCGTCAAGCAACTACTCAGTGAAATGGGCATTTGTAGTCATGATGTCCGTTTGCCGCTGATGCCTGCCTCCGAATCTTTACAGGAAAAAATCCGAGGAGCCTATCAGCGTTTTTTAGTCGTTGAGCATTAG
- a CDS encoding DUF6913 domain-containing protein encodes MFSLKETCINRKTKHYLKSNNAVRNSMNIASAKRISILYTLAGEAKEMEIRRFSEQLQQAGKTVEVICCIPEKTLVPAQPWGHFSAEDFNFSGTLKSEMLERFLEEDFDMLLHFDLEHDSLTDYVNARSNAKMRIGRFFEGKEAFYELMFMLQDHEQPKQMTAIFYRYLQAIH; translated from the coding sequence ATGTTTTCTTTAAAAGAAACTTGCATCAACCGAAAGACAAAACACTACCTAAAGTCAAATAATGCCGTGCGTAATAGCATGAATATCGCATCAGCAAAGCGTATTTCTATTCTTTACACCCTTGCGGGGGAGGCCAAGGAAATGGAGATTCGCCGATTTTCTGAACAGCTTCAGCAAGCGGGTAAAACCGTGGAGGTGATCTGTTGTATTCCTGAAAAAACATTGGTGCCCGCGCAGCCGTGGGGGCATTTCAGTGCCGAGGATTTCAATTTTTCAGGAACGCTGAAGTCGGAAATGCTTGAGCGGTTTCTGGAAGAGGATTTCGATATGCTGCTGCATTTTGATCTGGAACATGATTCGCTGACGGATTATGTGAATGCAAGGTCAAATGCCAAAATGCGTATCGGTAGATTTTTTGAAGGTAAAGAAGCGTTTTATGAGTTGATGTTTATGCTCCAGGATCATGAACAGCCCAAACAAATGACCGCCATATTTTATCGATATTTACAAGCCATACACTAA
- the ligA gene encoding NAD-dependent DNA ligase LigA, with the protein MATTEIKKEMDSLAKVINHHNHLYYQEDRSEISDQEFDQLLNRLIGLEKDYPEFADPNSPTQRVGGTVTKNFENVVHKYRMLSLGNTYSEEDLREFDQRVRKGLEGEGIAEELEYICELKFDGVAISLTYRNGQLALATTRGDGTRGDNITANAKTIRTLPLQLQGQLPEEFEVRGEVFMSHKEFERLNATLAEGDKYANPRNTTSGSLKLQDSALVAKRKLDCYLYAVLGENLPFTTHEEALETIKSWGFNVSQTYRKCTTIEQVLTYIAEWEEKRKSLPLETDGIVIKVNSYKQQQALGYTAKSPRWAIAYKYQAEVGITRLSSVTYQVGRTGSITPVANLEPVALAGTTVRRASLHNANEIERLDLHQSDMVTVEKGGEIIPKITGVLTEERQEAAEAIQFIEECPECKTTLIRVEGEANHYCPNTTGCPPQIKGKIEHFIQRKAMNIDSLGERTIDQLFQRGLVKNVADLFDLTIEDALSLEGFKEKSAQKMVEGIKQSLATPFEQVLFALGIRYVGQTVAVKLAEHFEQMETLRYAPLEELEAVPDVGKQIAKSVVDYFNDEKNTQIVERLEQAGLKMKIEAVDLGDNDQLGGKSFCLSGKFSTKKSILEGRIKASGGKVMSSFSKKLDYLVSNSEKETTKTKKAKEMGIAILSEVQLEQMLEN; encoded by the coding sequence ATGGCAACAACAGAAATAAAAAAGGAGATGGATTCTTTGGCCAAGGTCATCAACCATCATAATCATCTTTATTATCAGGAAGACCGTTCCGAAATTTCGGATCAGGAATTTGACCAATTGCTGAATCGGCTGATTGGGCTGGAGAAGGATTATCCTGAATTTGCCGATCCTAACTCTCCAACGCAAAGGGTAGGTGGGACAGTCACCAAAAATTTTGAAAATGTGGTTCATAAATACCGCATGCTTTCTTTGGGAAACACCTACTCGGAGGAAGATTTGAGAGAGTTCGATCAGCGGGTGCGCAAAGGACTTGAAGGGGAAGGCATTGCTGAGGAACTGGAATATATCTGTGAGCTGAAATTTGACGGGGTGGCGATCTCCCTAACCTATCGCAATGGGCAACTGGCACTGGCTACCACCCGTGGCGATGGTACCCGTGGGGATAACATTACCGCCAACGCAAAAACCATTCGCACTTTGCCTTTGCAGCTGCAGGGGCAACTGCCTGAGGAGTTTGAAGTGCGTGGTGAGGTGTTTATGTCGCACAAAGAATTTGAACGATTGAATGCCACTTTGGCTGAAGGCGATAAGTATGCCAACCCGAGAAACACCACCTCGGGAAGTCTGAAATTGCAGGACTCCGCTTTGGTGGCCAAACGTAAACTTGATTGCTATTTGTATGCGGTTTTAGGGGAGAATCTTCCCTTTACTACACATGAGGAAGCACTTGAAACCATTAAGTCGTGGGGCTTTAACGTCTCTCAGACTTACCGAAAATGTACGACCATCGAGCAGGTATTGACTTACATTGCTGAATGGGAGGAAAAAAGAAAATCATTGCCTTTGGAGACCGACGGCATCGTGATCAAAGTGAACAGCTATAAACAGCAACAAGCTTTGGGCTACACGGCCAAATCGCCTCGTTGGGCAATTGCCTATAAATATCAGGCGGAAGTGGGCATCACCCGTCTTTCCTCTGTAACCTATCAGGTAGGGCGCACGGGATCAATTACACCTGTGGCGAACCTGGAGCCTGTTGCTTTGGCGGGAACCACCGTCAGGAGGGCATCTTTGCACAATGCCAACGAGATCGAACGGCTCGATTTACATCAGTCGGATATGGTGACGGTGGAGAAGGGCGGAGAGATTATTCCGAAAATTACCGGTGTGCTTACTGAGGAACGTCAGGAAGCCGCGGAAGCCATTCAGTTCATTGAAGAATGTCCTGAGTGTAAGACGACTTTGATTCGTGTGGAAGGAGAGGCTAACCACTATTGTCCGAATACGACAGGTTGCCCACCGCAGATTAAAGGTAAAATTGAACACTTTATTCAGCGAAAAGCGATGAATATTGACTCTTTGGGAGAGCGGACAATCGATCAGCTTTTTCAAAGAGGTTTGGTGAAGAATGTGGCCGATCTGTTTGACTTGACAATCGAGGATGCTTTAAGCCTCGAAGGTTTCAAAGAGAAATCTGCCCAAAAAATGGTCGAGGGAATCAAACAATCCTTGGCGACCCCTTTTGAGCAGGTGCTTTTTGCACTCGGCATTCGCTACGTCGGACAAACTGTGGCCGTAAAGCTTGCGGAACATTTCGAGCAGATGGAAACGCTTCGTTATGCACCGCTTGAAGAACTTGAGGCCGTGCCTGATGTCGGGAAGCAAATCGCCAAAAGCGTTGTTGATTATTTTAATGATGAAAAAAATACACAGATCGTTGAACGACTTGAACAAGCAGGCCTGAAGATGAAAATCGAGGCGGTGGATTTAGGGGACAACGATCAACTTGGCGGGAAGAGTTTTTGTCTGTCGGGTAAATTTTCTACAAAGAAAAGCATATTGGAAGGCCGAATTAAGGCATCTGGGGGAAAAGTGATGTCCTCATTTTCTAAAAAATTAGACTATCTTGTGTCGAATTCAGAAAAAGAAACGACAAAAACCAAGAAAGCTAAGGAGATGGGGATAGCGATTTTGTCGGAAGTACAGTTAGAACAAATGTTGGAAAATTAG
- a CDS encoding saccharopine dehydrogenase family protein, giving the protein MPMILCIGAGQSTSAMIEYLNDYNQNNQFELVVADHERSVAEAKIPEGSSAQAIALDIFDAQAMETWVGKSMMVISMVPARFHEVVLRYCLQFKVHFLSASYVTDEISALSKEIEEAGILVLKECGLDPGIDHMSAMKELDEIKAKGGQLHAFETFTGGLLAPSKLENPWEYKFTWNPRNVVLAGQGVVKFLQEGRYKFIPYQRLFNRTEVIYIPDYGYFEGYANRDSLKYLNVYQLQGIKTLYRGTLRRVGFCKAWNVFVQLGATDDTYQMEGVGQMTHRQFINSFLSYNPDDSVELKLAHYLSISLEAEIMYKLKWLGLFSDELVGLEAGSPAQILEHILRKKWTLLANEKDMVVMWHRFVYDLEGQRKTHHSYMVVEGKNATQTAISDTVGLPLGIVARMLFEGKINLRGLHRPILPEIYAPVLAELQAHGVTFVRTEV; this is encoded by the coding sequence ATGCCAATGATTTTATGTATCGGGGCGGGGCAATCTACCAGCGCTATGATTGAATATTTAAACGATTATAATCAAAATAACCAATTTGAGTTGGTGGTTGCTGATCATGAGCGTTCGGTGGCGGAAGCCAAGATTCCCGAAGGTTCCAGTGCTCAGGCCATTGCGCTTGATATTTTCGATGCACAGGCCATGGAAACCTGGGTGGGGAAATCAATGATGGTGATTTCAATGGTGCCTGCACGGTTTCATGAGGTGGTTTTGCGGTATTGCCTTCAGTTCAAGGTGCATTTCCTTTCGGCCTCTTACGTAACGGATGAGATATCAGCGCTGTCCAAAGAAATTGAGGAGGCGGGGATTTTAGTGCTGAAGGAATGTGGCCTCGATCCTGGAATCGATCATATGTCGGCGATGAAGGAACTCGATGAGATTAAGGCGAAAGGTGGTCAGCTACATGCTTTTGAGACGTTTACAGGAGGCTTGCTGGCACCCTCCAAACTGGAAAATCCGTGGGAATATAAGTTTACCTGGAATCCGCGAAACGTGGTGCTGGCAGGGCAGGGCGTGGTGAAATTTCTTCAGGAAGGGCGTTATAAATTCATTCCTTATCAACGGTTATTCAATCGTACCGAAGTGATTTATATTCCTGATTATGGTTACTTTGAAGGCTATGCCAATCGGGATTCTCTGAAATACCTGAATGTCTATCAGCTTCAGGGGATTAAAACGTTGTACCGCGGAACTTTGCGCCGTGTGGGTTTTTGTAAGGCGTGGAATGTTTTCGTGCAGTTGGGAGCAACAGATGACACCTACCAAATGGAAGGCGTCGGGCAAATGACCCACCGACAGTTTATCAATAGCTTTTTGTCTTATAACCCTGACGATTCTGTGGAGCTGAAGCTGGCGCATTATCTGAGTATCAGCCTTGAAGCAGAAATCATGTATAAACTCAAGTGGCTGGGCTTGTTCAGTGATGAACTGGTGGGGCTTGAGGCTGGAAGTCCAGCGCAAATCCTTGAACATATTCTCCGCAAAAAATGGACGCTCCTGGCCAATGAAAAAGATATGGTGGTGATGTGGCACCGTTTTGTTTATGACCTTGAAGGGCAAAGGAAAACGCATCATTCCTATATGGTGGTAGAAGGAAAAAACGCTACGCAAACGGCTATTTCGGATACCGTAGGGCTGCCCTTGGGCATTGTTGCTCGGATGCTCTTTGAAGGCAAAATAAACCTTCGTGGACTTCATCGCCCTATTTTGCCTGAGATTTACGCGCCCGTGTTAGCGGAACTGCAAGCTCATGGGGTAACTTTTGTGCGTACCGAGGTGTAA
- the cdd gene encoding cytidine deaminase, protein MSKEKLTIEFERVGFDDLTTTEQELVAQARAAAKNAYAPYSHFQVGAALLLADGAIHTGNNQENSAYPSGLCAERTVLFATSANKPDMRVVTLVITAKKEEAETFQAVTPCGACRQVMTEYMDKQSAPYQVILEAGNQQFIKVKDVRDLLPFTFSKDQL, encoded by the coding sequence ATGAGCAAAGAAAAATTAACGATTGAATTTGAGCGCGTCGGATTTGACGACCTGACCACCACAGAACAGGAACTTGTAGCGCAGGCGCGTGCAGCAGCAAAGAATGCTTATGCCCCATACAGTCATTTTCAGGTCGGTGCGGCCTTACTATTGGCCGATGGCGCAATACACACGGGGAACAATCAGGAAAACTCCGCTTACCCTTCAGGCCTGTGTGCTGAACGAACGGTACTGTTTGCCACTTCAGCCAATAAACCCGACATGCGGGTAGTTACACTGGTGATCACGGCTAAAAAAGAAGAAGCGGAAACCTTTCAGGCAGTAACGCCTTGCGGTGCTTGCCGACAAGTCATGACAGAATATATGGACAAACAGAGCGCGCCCTATCAGGTCATTCTTGAGGCAGGGAACCAACAGTTCATCAAAGTCAAAGATGTCAGAGATCTTTTGCCTTTTACATTTTCCAAGGATCAATTATAG
- a CDS encoding protein-glutamate O-methyltransferase CheR yields MMQEIDISDLRKLTEYIKTNGNYDFTNYAMSSFKRRVVRVLELYKLESVDHLIEKFRTEQTFMEVFLTEITVNVTEMFRDPSFWRHLRDDVVPNLLLNHKSINIWHAGCSSGEEVFSMAILLKEANLLDRVRIYATDLDHKIIAKAKKGRYTIKNMELNRKNYVRFQGSTEFDQYYKEENGFAVLDPSLIDQVTFRVHDLVQGPVFNKFDLVLCRNVMIYFNQNLQNVVLNKLHESLFNYGYLAVGSKESLIWCDIANKFIVVNNEEKIYKKIKE; encoded by the coding sequence ATGATGCAAGAAATAGATATATCAGATCTACGGAAGCTGACAGAATATATTAAAACTAATGGTAACTACGATTTTACCAATTACGCCATGTCCTCTTTTAAAAGACGCGTGGTGCGGGTACTGGAGCTTTACAAGCTCGAATCTGTAGACCATTTAATTGAAAAGTTTCGCACTGAGCAAACTTTCATGGAGGTTTTCCTGACCGAAATTACTGTCAATGTTACCGAGATGTTCCGAGACCCTTCGTTTTGGCGACACCTCCGCGATGACGTTGTGCCCAACTTGCTCCTCAACCATAAATCCATTAACATCTGGCACGCTGGCTGTTCCTCTGGTGAGGAAGTTTTTTCCATGGCCATTTTATTGAAAGAAGCCAACCTCCTTGATCGCGTTCGCATTTACGCCACTGACCTGGACCATAAGATTATCGCAAAAGCCAAAAAAGGCCGGTATACGATCAAGAACATGGAACTGAACAGAAAAAATTATGTGCGCTTTCAGGGCAGCACCGAATTTGACCAATATTATAAAGAAGAAAACGGCTTTGCGGTATTGGACCCCAGCCTGATCGATCAGGTAACCTTCCGAGTGCATGACCTGGTACAGGGGCCTGTTTTCAATAAATTTGATTTGGTATTGTGTCGCAATGTGATGATTTACTTCAATCAGAACCTTCAGAATGTGGTCCTTAACAAACTGCATGAAAGCCTTTTCAATTATGGTTATCTGGCCGTGGGTTCCAAGGAATCATTGATTTGGTGTGATATTGCCAATAAGTTCATTGTTGTCAACAATGAGGAAAAAATTTACAAGAAGATTAAGGAATAA